CGTCGTTCCGAGCCCCACCACCGCCGTGAGCAGGCGGATCTGCGGGATCACGGCGGAGACGATGTCGAGTGGAACGTTGGACCCGTCCGCTTCGGTGATTGCGACCCGAAGGCGCAGCACGCCCGGCCCCGTACGTTCAACGATCTCGTAGTCCTGGGCGAGCGAGTGGCGCAGCGCGGCGTCGAGGTAGTCGATCAGCACCTGCAGGCGGTCCATGTCGACGTCGGTGGAGGCCGAGCCCCAGGCCGCGACTGGCTCGACGAGCACCTTGTCATAGCGCGTGAAGTCGGCTTCCGGATTCCGGTAGACGAGCAGGGCATCGTCCTTGCCGCCCTTCTGCAGCTGGCTGTAGCTGCCGAGAAAGCCGGCCGTTTCTGTCCTCCGGGCCTGCCTGGTAGGACCAGTCGCGCAGCCGAGCGCAACCAGGGCCGCCGCCATGACGAGGGGAGCGAATCGCATGCTGGAGTTCCTCACTTGACGCTGTAGCCCCGGGCATCCATGCAGACCCCGAAGGCACGAGCATAGGGGGCCTGGGTGCTCGCGGCCTTCTGCTTTTCGGAAGCCATCGCCTGTTGGCGGCCTCGCGAGGCACGATTCATCGAGCAGGTCTCCTCGAGCGAACGAAATCGTGGAGGCGCAGAACGTGGTGGCGAACAGGGTACGAAATCAAGGCGAAGAGACTATCCGAATTGCGTCGATCGCAGGCATTGGTTCGGGTACGTAGGCCGCGCGGCGAACCGCGCTACGATACGATCCACTCATTGAGGGGGAACATTGCGCGTCGTCGGCCTGATCGGTTGCAGCATCGTGCTCGCTTGGGTTTCAGGTGCGCCGCTCGCGGCACAAACCACTCAACAGGTCGTCGCCAATGCGGCCGTCGATGCGGAGAAGAAGGCCATCATCGCCACCGCAATGCAGCTCAGCGAGGCGGAGGCCAGCGCCTTCTGGCCCCCCTATGACGACTTCCAGGAGGGCCTCGGCAAGCTCGACCGGCGCATGGCCGAACTGATCCAAGTCTACGCGGAGACCTGGCGCTCACTCGACGACGAGACGGCCAAGACCCTGCTGACCGAGTACCTCGACATCGAGAAAGACCGCACTGGCCTGCGCAGTTCCCA
This portion of the bacterium genome encodes:
- a CDS encoding DUF3313 domain-containing protein; this translates as MRFAPLVMAAALVALGCATGPTRQARRTETAGFLGSYSQLQKGGKDDALLVYRNPEADFTRYDKVLVEPVAAWGSASTDVDMDRLQVLIDYLDAALRHSLAQDYEIVERTGPGVLRLRVAITEADGSNVPLDIVSAVIPQIRLLTAVVGLGTTTQLFVGSAGIEAEILDGMTDERLLAAVDRRGGGRTFEGSTASWDDVQKAFDFWAERVRTRLAEERAR